From Armatimonadota bacterium, one genomic window encodes:
- a CDS encoding MaoC family dehydratase, translating to MSFAPGQKASVTRTVTEADVEAYAHLTGDHNPLHMDPEFASASRFGGRIAHGMLTAGLISAVLGMYLPGPGGIYLSQTLTFLKPVRIGDTITATAEVVAYDAERRRLRLRTSCVNQRDEVVLDGEAVLLVEATQRGS from the coding sequence ATGAGTTTCGCCCCAGGGCAGAAGGCCTCCGTTACAAGAACCGTCACCGAGGCCGACGTCGAGGCGTACGCCCACCTGACCGGAGACCACAACCCGCTGCACATGGACCCCGAGTTCGCATCCGCCAGCCGGTTCGGGGGACGGATCGCCCACGGCATGCTGACCGCCGGATTGATCTCGGCGGTCCTGGGCATGTACCTGCCCGGCCCTGGCGGCATCTACCTCAGCCAGACGCTCACCTTCCTCAAACCGGTCCGCATCGGTGATACAATCACGGCGACCGCCGAGGTCGTCGCCTACGACGCCGAACGGCGGCGTCTTCGGCTCCGGACGTCCTGCGTCAACCAGCGCGACGAGGTGGTGCTGGACGGCGAGGCCGTGCTCCTGGTCGAGGCGAC